The Macadamia integrifolia cultivar HAES 741 chromosome 3, SCU_Mint_v3, whole genome shotgun sequence genome segment aatttttctatttgattttgaatctatGTGACTCTCTGTGTTACTTAATCTTGAAGAACTCAGCCAAATCCCATAAAAGGTAAGTTGGACCAGTCAAAGCCCATCATTCTATTACTTGATACTCACATTGCTTTCCTCAGAATGGGAGCCTTGAAGCTTGAGCTCATAACCCGTCTTGTTTTCATGGTTCTGTACTTATTTCCCTTTGAAAAAGCAACAAAGATGAAGAGATTCCTAAAATCCAGATCTCTAGTAACAGACCCACTTAAGTGTTTATTCCATGTTTTTAATTCTCTTTGTCCCCCTCTCCTATATATGTCAGCATTCCCCCTTTGATCATTCCAATTGCCTCAAATCATTGTCTCTGCATCTCTTTATTGCTGTCTTCATTACAATCTCCAAGCCACTCAATCAATCTTTTTTCCAATATAGGTTCCTTCATGGAGGTAAGTTTGTTCTTCTCTTTCACCTTGTTTTAATTTCATGGATATGCTTACCATAAGAGCTAATAAATGGGTATCCATGgttgtattttcttctttgtttctcaaGAGAATTCAAGAATAGTCATGGCTGGAACATTTGGAAACAATTTACATCCATGGATATTGGGTATCCTTTTTCTCTTGAAGTTTTTCTTATGAGAATGAAAAATATGCAGACTGTGGAATTGAAGGTGGAGATGGTAGGAATACATGAAAAGAGACTAAGGAAGTGTCTATCCAAAGTAAAGGGtatgcttctttctttcttgcttGCTTGAACACCACTAGTTATTTTACTCAAGACTCTGGCAGAACCAATATGGGTCTCACttcttaccagggaaaagagaaagaatgagagagagagagagagagagagagagagagagagagagagaatgacaaTGCCACATAGAATCTTCTCCCCTTGACAGTTGTAagattttttggtagaagagttTTAAGTTCATCTGCAACATCAAGGGGATCGATCCATTGGTGATTGGTAGTGGGTAAAGCGTCTCATGAAATGTCTTATCTGGGTTTGAATTTCATAATGGGTAAAGCGCCTCATGAAATGTTTTATCTGGCTTTGAATCAATCCTCTTGACAACACCCAGCTTGCTTTTGCCTTTCGCTCCCACCCATCCTCTTCAGGGTGAAATCAGCTTGTGGGGTTTGAAGGAGTTATTCCCACTCCAAAGATGTGTttgttattaaaaataaataaatagataatgtgcaatgcaaaaatattttgaagggatttttttttttcttttttggttaagGAAATGAATTTGTTAGTGACATTTATGTTTGAAGCAGGGATTGAGAAGGTGGAAGTGGATGTAAGCAGTCAAAAAGTGATGGTCACAGGGTACACTCATCGGAACAAAGTCCTAAAGGCATTGAGAAGAGGTGGTTTGAAAGCCGAGTTTTGGTCTGCACAAAATGAACTTCTCAATGCTTATGCCAGTGCCACCTACGGGAGCCTTAGAATTAACAATTTTAATCTCTTctaagtcccccccccccccttttttttttctgtttttggttcATGATACGTGAGGTTTgtgttttcaatttttctttcattttctaccCTACAAAGGAAtagtcagtttttttttttgttagagaGAATGAAATCTATAGGCCAAGTATTTCATTtaggttttattttgtttcattgtAAAATTACAGTCACTtccatgaaatttttatttttatttttattttttcaattctccattttttacattttacatTAAAACAAGCAGTGAAAAATCCTATTTCAGAGGGATAGTATCAGAAGTAAGACTATACAAAACtgattaaagaagaagaagaagattcactTCATTGCTATCAGTTTCCACGTCATCAAGTGGAGAGACATCCGAGTCACTTATTATTGCAACTGCCCTAGTGGTGTCAATCAGTCGAGCTTAACCGGGTTGACCAATTTCATCCCTTGTATCGTGGTTAACCTTTTAGCTAATTGGGTTTACATTACAAGGTATTGTACTATTTATTCCGTCAAGCTCAGGCTTTAAACATGGCTTCTTGCAATCAGACTAACTGAACCTTAAACAAGCTACGCCTAAAATTAGTCTCTAAAATGGAGCTGAAAGTGGATACCAATATAATGGGCCTTATGCAGCCTTAAAAAATCCTTGGCATGTCTTACAAAGTTAGGAAGTAGCCCATACTCTGTTGTCATAATGTTAATAATTTGAGATTAAAATAGATATAGTATAAGGTAAaatggtattaaaaaaaaaagaaaaaaaagatcattCAACATAGTCTGATTAAATGGGTTGCGCTGTCAACAGCTGTCTAGCACAGTTGGTTAGGAACGTTTGAGTCCCCCCTCTTTCCCTTACGGGCCACCTTTCCTTGAGTTAGGACACCTTGACGGCTGTCACGACACTTACATTGGAAACAATCCATTATAAATGGATCGAACTTGAAcccaacatgtttattaatcgacAATAGACCAGTTGGACTCTAAACCGTCGGGCTTAATCAATTAAAaagattttctatttcatttctcGGCTTCCAAACGTAGCCTTTGTCAAGGATTTTGACTTATCACTGGTTCGCAGCCCGTGTTGGAACAGTAATGAGACATTctcgcgagagagagagagagagagagagagagagagaggaggtgtTGATCGGTCatcggtcttcttcttcttcttcttcttcttcttcctccgtGGATGAATAGCAGTTCAATCTCGCGAAGTCACACTAAAAGCTCAACCGCCTCGCAGTTCAATCTGATGAAATAAGGAAGAAGGATTGAAGGAAAGGAGGAATTAAAATAAGCAGAAAGAAGAAGTAGGAAAAACAGAAGAGGGAAAATATGCATTTGAGCGAGAACGAGGGAATAGAAGGGAATACCTTCGTTGTGACGGGAGGGCTTGGCTTCGTAGGCTCCGCTCTCTGCTCAGAGCTTGTAAGAAGGGGAGCTCGAGAGGTTCGAACTCTGGATCTTCGTTCTTCTTCTCCCTGGTCTGATCATCTCAAGAAGATCGGTGTTCGTTGCATCCAAGGTACCTTACtggaaaccctagaaatttattatcatatatGTGGCTTCAATGTCAACGTTGCCATTAACTCTTTCTAGGATTGATTGAATGAATTCATGAATTGGCTTTCCtccatttcattttctttggcttttcAATTTCGTGTTTTCAATTAGAATAAgatgcttcttcttcctttgagtCATTTTGTCTGCGCGTCTTTGATCTCGATGATCTACAATACAATGCTGTGTTTCCAAGTTCAATCATTGAATTGTTCGTAACCTTTACCTTATTTTCGACGGATTCAGATTTTAGGTAATGTgaatttttcccttttccagtcggtcctcttcttctgcgcTAGTCCACTCGTTATCCCCTCCATACTCCTTCCCGATATCTCCCAAGGCGTGGACTTGTGATTCGGGGTTCAGTAGGGGACCGTAATTTGCTTAGGACTAGGaatccctgtgcgatgagccgATGGCACCTCATCTTCTGAGAAACGACCGGCGAGAAACGTGACCATGAATTGTTTTCCCCATATATTATATCTGTCAACTTGAGCACGTGGCTTTGCTATCGTAAGTCGTTGCACCTACATTTACCATTTTATCCTATCTTCCTTATCATATTGATATGTTTACGTTCTACCCTTTATTGGTTTGTTCCTGGCGCGGTGGTCAGAGATGTCTTTTTGGAGACATCCAATGAAGTCAGCATAGTTCGTCTTCTTTAGTCCCTTCTTCGGGCTTGTGGGACGGCCAAGGTGGCCGGgtcggagagagagagagaagctccaaGTGAGATTTGCATAATTTGCATTTAAATGAAAGTGATTTTTTCCCTTTGTAGCGGACTAAACGTGCTGCACCTTCAATTTAATTGGAGTCAGAAGAGTACTGTGGAGACTGGGTGTGTAACTTTTGTGTCACTGTGAACACATTAATTTGTTTTAGGGATTTCCAGACCTTGGACATAATACGTACCCAACACTTCTGGGCTTTTGAATCGGCAGTTTTGAGTAATTGGTTGTGTGACTCGTATCAGTCTCTACCAATATCGATATGGGTGAGCTGTAACAATTCTATCAGGCCAATTCCAGATTGAAAaaccaatttatttatttatttttattattattattaattttttaacctTATAAATCTTCATGTTTTAGCTGATTCTTCAGTGTCTGGGGCTCCAGATTTTGATACATACTGGCTTatatgataccaatacctaaatccCTGCCTCTCATACCATGACTCctcttttttaagagaaaataatatatatatatatatatatatatatattgactcgGGGATACTTGGATTTACACAAGATTTTTACTCAGGGTAGGCTGGGCCGAATTTGTCAATCCTGGCCAGTGCCAATTTACACATCCTGGCATCCACACCTCTAACCCAGTTCAGCCTGACCTCCCTACTCCGGCTGAGAAGTCCCAACCAGAACTCACAACTGGTGACAACcaaaaccatagtttttaaaacCGACTGGACCTTTGACATAAAATGAGGTCAGTTCTAGTGTTTTATCGGTTGATTTTGATTACTCTTAacagcaggaaaaaaaaaaagcagtggtgccagtattttttttttttttttttttgtcgagTTTCAGTTTTGTTGGGTCTGGCTTATTTACTCTATTTACTGGGTGGTTCGTTCGGGATAGGTGTCTCCATCTCCTTAGGCTATATGGCAAAGCCTAAACATCTCCATGTTATTGAGTGGCATGCTTGATCGTGTGGGTCTACTGTCTAaagattatttatattttaatatagGGAAAACAATTGCTGCCGTGTGGCGATTGCGTCCAGACACAGGGTGAACTGGCACTCCCCCAAATGAAATGCAAAATTACACTAGTGTTGATTCCCTGTGTGACTTGGCATTGGCCCCTGCACCAATGCTGGGGCCACACTGCCTAGCAGTGATCCCTCACTCTTTGATAtattaaaaatgtaaaaaacgactcatctaaaaaatgaaaaacattaCTTGTTTTGACCAGGTTTGACTTTCCCTATGCACCAGGTTTTGAGAGCCAAGTCGAATAAAAAACCCTGGTTTCCTACTATGGTCTGAGAATCCATGATGGGTTTGACttaaattaaaattctaaaatagTAAAATCTGACCTGAAGGATGTCATACTTATGATTTCCTATTGTTTTATGAGAATCCCTTGATCTTCTTAAGAGGAAGATATAGAGGCAGATTATTTAAGCATTTTACATTTAAAGAAAGAATTAACTAGTTGGCTCACCTCAAATGTAGGAAGTCGTTTCATTGAGAAAAGGGCTGTCATTGCTAACTCTTCTCTGGCTGTCAAGGATATTCTAAATTGCCTAATTTTCAGTGCTACTCATTTTCAGTCTCTCTTTGAAAGACAGTTTCAGGGTCCTATCAGTAGCTTGGATCTCATGACATATGAACATGGATATTCTGTTTTAGTTTATTGCTGACTTTGAAATTTAATGGAATCTTGTTTTAGCCTTTCACTCAACCAATGAACCCTTGCCAAATTCTGCTTACAAGTTACAAGATATAAACAATGGATAATATGCCCTAGTTCTTGGAATCATTATtcaatttgtttcttttgttcttaTATCAAGGGAATGCTCTGTATTCTATGTTCAAAATTAGTCTCTTTCCCCCTTTCTGTTGCTCCATTTGTTTCCAGGTAAAAGCTGTGCAAAAGGAAAACTGTAGGAGTGAATATTTTACCTGATGAGCCTTTTTTTTATGCAGAATTTACCTGAAAACAAACAGAGACTTCTAGGTAAATTGGGAACAAGATGTAAAGTAATCCTAATTTTCAACAAAACTGCATTAGACAGACTGttgtttcttctgttttctttaACTGGAACTTTGATCTTAACCTGTAAGGTCAATCCAAGTCTCCAATTGAgctcttgatttttatttagctTTATGTTCTTCTAGAAAACAATTCATTGTCCCAACTTTGACATTTCCAGGTGATGTGAGCAAGAAGAAAGATGTTGAAAAGGCATTACGCAGTGCAAATTGTGTTTTTCACCTTGCTTCATATGGCATGTCTGGGAAAGAAATGCTCCAAGTTGGGCGTGTTGATGCAGTGAATATAAATGGAACCTGTCATATATTGGAAGCATGCTCTGAGTTTGGGATCAAGAGACTGGTCTACGTGAGCACATACAACGTGGTGTATGGGGGCAGAGAGATGGTAAATGGCAACGAGGCCTTGCCTTACCTTCCTACTGAAGACCATGTTGATCCATATGGCCGAAGTAAATCTGTTGCAGAGCAATTGGTTCTAAAGAGCAATGGTCGCCCTTCCAAGTGGGTATTCTATTAgtgttttattgttttatttttttctctgggTCAAAACAGGTCATTTTATACGTAGAAATTCTCAGCTCAAGGTATATGTTCTGTTTCCTGACCCAGTTGTGCATTGTAATGGTGCACATGAAGATAGATGCCAGGATCATGTAGTTGAGTGGATTGAATGATGATAAACATCTATTCATTGATCTCTTGAccattttcattttatgatCCTGTTCTATAGGCGAAATGTGCCCCTACTTTCAGGTTTTTAAAGCACAGGAGTAATACCGATGCAAATGTCATCCAATTACAATTCATCATTTTGTGTATATCTAGCCTTAAGTTTCAGTTGAGGTAGTTAATGTCAGGTTCGAAGTAGTTACTGGTTGTTTGTGTCAACTGGGTGTA includes the following:
- the LOC122072681 gene encoding heavy metal-associated isoprenylated plant protein 28-like isoform X1: MDIGYPFSLEVFLMRMKNMQTVELKVEMVGIHEKRLRKCLSKVKGIEKVEVDVSSQKVMVTGYTHRNKVLKALRRGGLKAEFWSAQNELLNAYASATYGSLRINNFNLF
- the LOC122072681 gene encoding heavy metal-associated isoprenylated plant protein 28-like isoform X2; this encodes METVELKVEMVGIHEKRLRKCLSKVKGIEKVEVDVSSQKVMVTGYTHRNKVLKALRRGGLKAEFWSAQNELLNAYASATYGSLRINNFNLF